One Paroedura picta isolate Pp20150507F chromosome 3, Ppicta_v3.0, whole genome shotgun sequence genomic window carries:
- the LOC143831562 gene encoding acetylcholinesterase-like: MDTKVAMTSGLHKALPCLLALLLLSSSSASEEDSVVVTRSGPVQGKRLTTSSGTVMAFLGIPYAEPPVGSLRFQKPRPHQPWSHVLEATNFGSSCYQQNLGPSSYKQELYSESDSTLPFSEDCLFLNIWVPHPRPSAPASVFVWIHGGGFLSGSGSLDRSFLAASENIIVASLNYRLSALGFLSLPPEVPGNIGLWDQHLALSWLKENLAAFGGDPNQITLGGQSAGAASVGFHLLSPVSQDLFAQATLQSGASISPWAWVTPEEAEVRGRALGRILDCGGNRNRIIVSCLQTKEPGEIMQKLPLLSQKILLETLFVPTTDGEFLLDAPRKLLDVRTFPVKRVLTGFTTTEGSLFLANSAPGFSFYNDSLINHRQLLEGLRLLLPDASDGTIEMADIIYRQREQGQAQYRNAMIRASGDYLFLCPVAVVAGVMAATGSPVFAYSFTHRPSFTSVVNDWVGVPHCSELPYVFGDPLSGAGGNVTYPPVEVELSQRVMRYWGAFIKTGFPDGDGWTWPAYTGESFFQISTHPTHDEELPSGYCIFWEMLASGDPRAQLQIGPIPSDE, translated from the exons ATGGACACAAAGG TTGCCATGACATCTGGTTTACACAAAGCACTTCCATGCCTGCTTGCTCTGCTCCTGCTGAGCTCCAGTTCTGCCTCCGAGGAAGATAGCGTGGTGGTCACTAGAAGCGGTCCTGTCCAAGGCAAGCGCCTCACAACATCCTCGGGCACGGTGATGGCGTTTCTGGGCATCCCTTATGCTGAACCTCCTGTCGGGAGTTTGCGTTTCCAAAAGCCCCGTCCTCACCAGCCTTGGAGCCACGTCCTGGAGGCTACCAACTTTGGCAGTTCCTGCTACCAGCAGAATTTAGGCCCTTCCAGCTACAAACAAGAACTGTATTCAGAGTCAGACTCCACCTTGCCATTTTCCGAGGACTGCCTTTTCCTCAACATTTGGGTGCCTCATCCCCGGCCTTCTGCCCCAGCCTCAGTTTTTGTCTGGATCCATGGAGGTGGTTTCCTCAGCGGAAGCGGGTCTCTCGACAGAAGCTTCTTGGCTGCCAGTGAGAACATCATTGTGGCTTCTCTGAACTACCGTCTGAGTGCATTGGGCTTTCTCTCACTACCCCCAGAGGTTCCCGGGAATATTGGCTTGTGGGACCAACATCTGGCCTTGAGCTGGCTGAAGGAGAACCTGGCTGCTTTTGGTGGGGATCCCAATCAGATAACACTCGGTGGCCAAAGCGCCGGGGCTGCATCCGTTGGCTTCCATCTTCTCTCTCCCGTGAGCCAGGATCTGTTTGCTCAGGCCACCTTGCAAAGTGGAGCCTCCATCTCCCCCTGGGCTTGGGTGACCCCTGAGGAGGCTGAGGTGAGAGGGCGGGCCCTGGGCCGTATACTCGACTGCGGCGGGAACAGAAACAGAATCATTGTGAGCTGCCTGCAGACGAAAGAACCAGGAGAGATCATGCAGAAACTGCCTCTCTTAAGTCAGAAGATTTTGCTGGAAACTCTCTTTGTGCCAACGACGGACGGGGAATTCCTCCTAGATGCCCCCCGGAAACTTCTGGACGTAAGGACTTTCCCGGTTAAACGTGTCCTGACCGGCTTCACTACCACAGAGGGTTCCCTGTTTCTCGCAAACAGCGCTCCCGGGTTCAGCTTCTATAACGACAGCCTGATCAACCATCGACAGCTCCTAGAAGGGCTCCGTCTCTTGCTCCCGGATGCTTCCGATGGCACCATTGAGATGGCCGACATCATCTACAGGCAGAGGGAACAAGGGCAGGCGCAGTATCGAAACGCTATGATTAGAGCTTCGGGGGACTACCTCTTCCTGTGCCCGGTGGCTGTGGTGGCTGGCGTGATGGCGGCTACCGGAAGTCCCGTGTTTGCGTACTCCTTCACCCACCGCCCCTCCTTTACATCGGTCGTAAATGACTGGGTCGGGGTGCCTCACTGTTCCGAGCTGCCCTATGTGTTTGGCGACCCATTGTCCGGGGCAGGCGGCAATGTCACGTACCCGCCGGTTGAAGTGGAACTGAGCCAAAGGGTTATGCGGTATTGGGGAGCGTTTATAAAGACCGG GTTCCCTGATGGGGATGGATGGACGTGGCCAGCTTATACAGGGGAAAGCTTCTTTCAGATAAGCACACATCCCACTCACGATGAGGAGTTACCCAGTGGTTATTGCATCTTCTGGGAGATGTTGGCCAGCGGGGATCCTAGAG CCCAGCTTCAAATAGGCCCCATCCCATCAGACGAGTAA
- the LOC143831563 gene encoding cholinesterase-like isoform X2: protein MSCLCLPCLWIFLLFLLASSSASEEDDTVVVTSSGPVKGRHLQAGSGHVTAYLGIPYAEPPLGKLRFQKPLPHRPWSQVLEATSFGGSCSQFLLPASMWSISPPVSENCLFLNVWVPHPRPPAPVPILVWIHGGGYSTGSSSLNLYNGASLAAEENLVVVSLNYRLGALGFLSFPPSAPGNAGLWDQRLALQWVSENAATFGGDPTQVTISGHSAGGPLVGFHLLSPGSQPLFARAVMQSGTVNALWAWMSPEEAKQKALALAQTVGCTQDNGADVVTCLQGQDVAGFIRYELSTLNSTMLLNLPFAPTTDGDFLPEDLQKLLEPGRIPNKPVLLGTTSDEGSMFVAYTFPDAKDGLISREQLMEGVKRTVRGATEELVQAVVREYSEEDRGPASYRRAMVQSSGDYFFVCPLAEAAAKWTEAGSPVYAYYFSQHTSGSIWPEWIGALHGGELPYVFGNFKTILAANRTCTEEEAALSRRMKHYWAEFARHGNPNGVTANEVQWPLYNATEQNFFLLSTQPPQSLQKSPAQHCGFWKTQVSNVAQPSN, encoded by the exons ATGTCCTGTCTCTGTCTTCCATGCTTGTGGatcttcctccttttcctgctgGCTTCCAGCTCTGCTTCTGAAGAAGATGACACTGTAGTGGTCACCAGCAGTGGCCCTGTTAAAGGCAGGCATCTCCAGGCTGGCTCTGGCCACGTGACGGCTTATTTGGGCATCCCCTATGCAGAGCCGCCTTTGGGGAAACTGCGTTTCCAGAAGCCCCTTCCCCATCGGCCTTGGAGTCAAGTCTTGGAGGCGACCAGCTTTGGTGGCTCCTGCTCCCAGTTCCTTCTTCCTGCTTCCATGTGGAGCATCAGTCCCCCAGTGTCAGAGAACTGCCTCTTTCTGAATGTCTGGGTGCCCCACCCAAGGCCTCCTGCCCCAGTCCCCATCCTTGTCTGGATCCATGGCGGGGGGTACAGCACTGGCTCATCTTCTCTGAATTTGTATAATGGAGCCTCCTTAGCTGCTGAGGAGAATCTCGTCGTGGTCTCTCTGAATTACCGCCTGGGGGCTCTGGGCTTCCTTTCATTCCCCCCAAGTGCCCCAGGTAACGCCGGCCTCTGGGACCAACGGCTGGCGttgcagtgggtgagcgagaaTGCAGCCACCTTTGGAGGAGATCCCACGCAGGTGACCATTTCAGGACATAGTGCTGGAGGACCCTTGGTGGGGTTCCATCTCCTGTCCCCAGGAAGCCAGCCCCTTTTCGCCCGGGCTGTCATGCAAAGTGGAACCGTGAATGCTCTCTGGGCTTGGATGAGTCCTGAGGAGGCCAAACAGAAAGCCCTTGCTTTGGCCCAGACGGTGGGCTGCACCCAAGATAATGGCGCCGATGTGGTGACCTGCCTACAGGGACAAGACGTCGCGGGTTTCATTCGGTACGAGTTATCCACACTGAACAGCACGATGCTTCTGAACCTTCCCTTCGCGCCCACCACCGATGGAGACTTCCTTCCCGAGGACCTGCAGAAGCTTCTGGAGCCTGGGCGCATTCCGAATAAGCCAGTTCTCCTGGGCACCACCTCTGACGAAGGGTCCATGTTTGTGGCGTACACGTTCCCAGATGCCAAAGACGGACTAATAAGTCGGGAGCAGCTGATGGAGGGCGTCAAGAGGACGGTACGGGGGGCCACAGAAGAACTGGTTCAGGCTGTCGTGCGGGAATACAGTGAAGAGGACCGTGGCCCCGCATCGTACCGCCGGGCCATGGTGCAATCCAGTGGCGATTACTTCTTTGTCTGCCCCTTAGCAGAAGCCGCTGCAAAGTGGACCGAAGCGGGGAGCCCTGTGTACGCTTACTATTTCTCGCAGCACACCTCGGGCTCCATTTGGCCCGAGTGGATTGGGGCTCTCCATGGCGGAGAACTGCCTTACGTATTTGGCAATTTTAAGACGATCCTGGCGGCCAACCGAACGTGCACAGAGGAGGAGGCCGCGCTAAGCCGCAGGATGAAGCACTATTGGGCGGAGTTCGCGAGGCATGG GAATCCTAACGGGGTAACTGCCAATGAGGTTCAGTGGCCACTctacaatgccacagagcagAACTTCTTCCTCCTTAGCACACAACCTCCACAAAGTctacagaaatcccctgctcagCACTGTGGTTTCTGGAAAACACAGGTTTCGAATGTCGCACAGCCAA GTAACTGa
- the LOC143831563 gene encoding cholinesterase-like isoform X1, with the protein MSCLCLPCLWIFLLFLLASSSASEEDDTVVVTSSGPVKGRHLQAGSGHVTAYLGIPYAEPPLGKLRFQKPLPHRPWSQVLEATSFGGSCSQFLLPASMWSISPPVSENCLFLNVWVPHPRPPAPVPILVWIHGGGYSTGSSSLNLYNGASLAAEENLVVVSLNYRLGALGFLSFPPSAPGNAGLWDQRLALQWVSENAATFGGDPTQVTISGHSAGGPLVGFHLLSPGSQPLFARAVMQSGTVNALWAWMSPEEAKQKALALAQTVGCTQDNGADVVTCLQGQDVAGFIRYELSTLNSTMLLNLPFAPTTDGDFLPEDLQKLLEPGRIPNKPVLLGTTSDEGSMFVAYTFPDAKDGLISREQLMEGVKRTVRGATEELVQAVVREYSEEDRGPASYRRAMVQSSGDYFFVCPLAEAAAKWTEAGSPVYAYYFSQHTSGSIWPEWIGALHGGELPYVFGNFKTILAANRTCTEEEAALSRRMKHYWAEFARHGNPNGVTANEVQWPLYNATEQNFFLLSTQPPQSLQKSPAQHCGFWKTQVSNVAQPSEFSF; encoded by the exons ATGTCCTGTCTCTGTCTTCCATGCTTGTGGatcttcctccttttcctgctgGCTTCCAGCTCTGCTTCTGAAGAAGATGACACTGTAGTGGTCACCAGCAGTGGCCCTGTTAAAGGCAGGCATCTCCAGGCTGGCTCTGGCCACGTGACGGCTTATTTGGGCATCCCCTATGCAGAGCCGCCTTTGGGGAAACTGCGTTTCCAGAAGCCCCTTCCCCATCGGCCTTGGAGTCAAGTCTTGGAGGCGACCAGCTTTGGTGGCTCCTGCTCCCAGTTCCTTCTTCCTGCTTCCATGTGGAGCATCAGTCCCCCAGTGTCAGAGAACTGCCTCTTTCTGAATGTCTGGGTGCCCCACCCAAGGCCTCCTGCCCCAGTCCCCATCCTTGTCTGGATCCATGGCGGGGGGTACAGCACTGGCTCATCTTCTCTGAATTTGTATAATGGAGCCTCCTTAGCTGCTGAGGAGAATCTCGTCGTGGTCTCTCTGAATTACCGCCTGGGGGCTCTGGGCTTCCTTTCATTCCCCCCAAGTGCCCCAGGTAACGCCGGCCTCTGGGACCAACGGCTGGCGttgcagtgggtgagcgagaaTGCAGCCACCTTTGGAGGAGATCCCACGCAGGTGACCATTTCAGGACATAGTGCTGGAGGACCCTTGGTGGGGTTCCATCTCCTGTCCCCAGGAAGCCAGCCCCTTTTCGCCCGGGCTGTCATGCAAAGTGGAACCGTGAATGCTCTCTGGGCTTGGATGAGTCCTGAGGAGGCCAAACAGAAAGCCCTTGCTTTGGCCCAGACGGTGGGCTGCACCCAAGATAATGGCGCCGATGTGGTGACCTGCCTACAGGGACAAGACGTCGCGGGTTTCATTCGGTACGAGTTATCCACACTGAACAGCACGATGCTTCTGAACCTTCCCTTCGCGCCCACCACCGATGGAGACTTCCTTCCCGAGGACCTGCAGAAGCTTCTGGAGCCTGGGCGCATTCCGAATAAGCCAGTTCTCCTGGGCACCACCTCTGACGAAGGGTCCATGTTTGTGGCGTACACGTTCCCAGATGCCAAAGACGGACTAATAAGTCGGGAGCAGCTGATGGAGGGCGTCAAGAGGACGGTACGGGGGGCCACAGAAGAACTGGTTCAGGCTGTCGTGCGGGAATACAGTGAAGAGGACCGTGGCCCCGCATCGTACCGCCGGGCCATGGTGCAATCCAGTGGCGATTACTTCTTTGTCTGCCCCTTAGCAGAAGCCGCTGCAAAGTGGACCGAAGCGGGGAGCCCTGTGTACGCTTACTATTTCTCGCAGCACACCTCGGGCTCCATTTGGCCCGAGTGGATTGGGGCTCTCCATGGCGGAGAACTGCCTTACGTATTTGGCAATTTTAAGACGATCCTGGCGGCCAACCGAACGTGCACAGAGGAGGAGGCCGCGCTAAGCCGCAGGATGAAGCACTATTGGGCGGAGTTCGCGAGGCATGG GAATCCTAACGGGGTAACTGCCAATGAGGTTCAGTGGCCACTctacaatgccacagagcagAACTTCTTCCTCCTTAGCACACAACCTCCACAAAGTctacagaaatcccctgctcagCACTGTGGTTTCTGGAAAACACAGGTTTCGAATGTCGCACAGCCAAGTGAGTTCAGCTTTTAG